A window of the Branchiostoma lanceolatum isolate klBraLanc5 chromosome 13, klBraLanc5.hap2, whole genome shotgun sequence genome harbors these coding sequences:
- the LOC136447941 gene encoding 26S proteasome non-ATPase regulatory subunit 11-like produces MHVGKEGPIMAAQELEKALALRTTDNHAAMDILQSIVKRDIVDGDDEATRVKEQGIMELGSLLAKTGQAEELGGLVKYIRPFLSSISKAKAAKLVRTLVDLFLDMEAGTGTEVQLCIECIDWAKQEKRTFLRQALEARLIALYFDTKKYEEALALGSQLLRELKKMDDKALLVEVQLLESKTYHALQNIPKARAALTSARTTANAIYCPPKLQAQLDLQSGILHAEEKDFKTGYSYFYEAFEGFDSVDSHKAVSGLKYMLLCKIMLNSPDDVQSIISGKLALRYAGPNIQCMKTLATAYHNRSISEFKKTLVDYSEELKDDPIIQSHLDDLYNNLLEQNLCRIIEPFSRVQIEHVANIIKLPLHIVEKKLSQMILDKKFHGILDQGEGVLIVFDEPPVDKTYEAALDTVHSMGKVVDSLYKKAKRLT; encoded by the exons ATGTTGGTAAAGAAGGCCCCATCATGGCTGCCCAGGAGTTGGAAAAAGCTCTGGCGCTCAGAACTACAGACAACCACGCCGCCATGGACATCCTCCAGAGTATAG tGAAGAGAGATATCGTGGACGGTGACGACGAGGCCACCAGGGTGAAGGAGCAGGGTATTATGGAGTTAGGCAGTCTTCTGGCCAAGACGGGGCAGGCTGAGG AGCTGGGAGGTCTGGTGAAGTACATCCGACCGTTCCTGTCCTCCATCAGTAAGGCCAAGGCTGCCAAACTGGTCAGGACTCTGGTGGACCTGTTTCTGGACATGGAGGCTGGCACAGGCACAGAG GTGCAGTTGTGTATAGAGTGCATTGATTGGGCAAAGCAGGAGAAACGCACCTTTCTCAGGCAGGCATTGGAG GCAAGGTTGATAGCCCTGTACTTTGACACTAAGAAATATGAGGAGGCTCTTGCACTGG GTTCCCAGTTGTTGCGTGAGCTGAAGAAGATGGATGACAAGGCCCTACTGGTGGAGGTTCAGCTGCTGGAGAGTAAGACGTACCACGCACTGCAGAACATTCCCAAGGCCCGGGCTGCACTCACCTCCGCTAGAACTACTGCCAACGCCATCTACTGTCCACCCAAACTACAGGCACAGCTGGACCTGCAGTCTG GGATACTCCATGCAGAAGAGAAGGACTTCAAGACTGGCTACTCTTACTTCTATGAGGCATTTGAAGGGTTTGACTCAGTAGACAGCCACAAGGCAGTGTCTGGGCTGAAGTACATGTTACTGTGCAAGATCATGCTTAACAG CCCAGACGATGTACAGTCTATCATCAGTGGGAAGCTGGCCCTGAGGTATGCCGGGCCCAACATCCAGTGTATGAAGACTTTAGCTACAGCGTACCACAATAGGTCCATATCAGAATTCAAGAAG ACCCTTGTGGATTATTCCGAGGAGCTGAAAGATGACCCCATTATCCAGTCACATCTGGACGACCTCTACAACAACCTACTGGAACAGAACCTGTGTCGCATCATCGAACCCTTCTCCAGAGTACAG ATTGAACATGTAGCAAACATCATCAAACTGCCACTACACATCGTGGAGAAGAAATTGTCTCAGATGATCCTGGACAAGAAGTTTCATG GTATCCTGGACCAAGGAGAGGGTGTGCTGATTGTCTTCGATGAACCTCCGGTTGATAAAACTTACGAGGCAGCGTTAGATACTGTTCACAGTATGGGGAAGGTCGTGGATTCATTGTACAAGAAAGCCAAACGATtgacataa